A genomic segment from Actinomycetota bacterium encodes:
- a CDS encoding type II toxin-antitoxin system VapC family toxin, with the protein MGAVYLDSSALVKLAVREPESDALRRHLRSRRPWVTSAIARTEVLRALLPGGEAAVAAGRAILARCDLLRVNDRVLALAGTMQPPELRSLDAIHLATAERLGDDISELVVYDWRLAAAAQQLGYQVSSPS; encoded by the coding sequence ATGGGGGCGGTGTACCTGGATTCGTCGGCCCTGGTAAAGCTGGCTGTACGAGAGCCCGAGTCCGATGCCCTCCGGAGGCACCTGCGGAGCCGGAGGCCATGGGTGACGAGCGCCATCGCTCGGACCGAAGTCCTACGCGCCCTGCTCCCGGGGGGCGAGGCGGCAGTCGCGGCCGGCCGCGCCATCCTCGCTCGGTGTGACCTGCTGCGGGTGAACGACCGGGTCCTGGCCCTCGCCGGGACCATGCAGCCACCCGAGCTCCGGTCTCTCGATGCCATCCACCTGGCGACGGCCGAGCGCCTGGGCGACGACATCAGCGAGCTCGTCGTGTACGACTGGCGCCTGGCCGCGGCCGCCCAACAGCTGGGGTACCAGGTGTCGTCGCCGTCTTAG